One genomic region from Xenopus laevis strain J_2021 chromosome 2L, Xenopus_laevis_v10.1, whole genome shotgun sequence encodes:
- the cd63.L gene encoding CD63 molecule L homeolog, whose amino-acid sequence MAVEGGMKCVKFLMFFFNFVFWVCGIALIAIGIYVQIQLNHTLIMKNATSSGTPIAIIVVGLVIFLIAFFGCCGALKENYCMVTTFAVVLVLIFLVEIAAAIAAYVYKDKLRTAFEESFKDGMSRYNNTKEMADSIDLLQKEFKCCGAFNSTDWKQYAPFVGTTNVPDSCCKNITAGCGKAPFPPNSINTDGCANGIDQWVKKNIGIVAGVALGIALFEILGIIFACCLMKGIRSGYEVM is encoded by the exons ATGGCGGTGGAAGGGGGAATGAAATGCGTCAAGTTCCTTATGTTCTTCTTCAACTTCGTGTTCTGG GTGTGCGGTATTGCTCTCATAGCGATCGGGATCTACGTGCAAATCCAACTTAACCACACTCTCATCATGAAAAATGCCACCTCCTCTGGAACCCCTATAGCCATCATCGTAGTGGGTCTTGTCATCTTCTTGATTGCGTTCTTTGGCTGCTGTGGAGCACTAAAAGAAAACTACTGCATGGTGACAACG TTTGCTGTTGTGCTGGTGCTGATATTCCTGGTTGAGATTGCTGCTGCTATTGCTGCCTATGTTTACAAGGATAAG CTGCGCACTGCATTTGAAGAATCCTTTAAAGATGGTATGTCCCGGTACAATAACACCAAGGAAATGGCTGACAGCATTGATCTCTTGCAGAAAGAA TTTAAATGCTGCGGTGCCTTCAACTCAACTGACTGGAAGCAATATGCTCCCTTTGTTGGTACAACCAATGTGCCTGATTCCTGCTGTAAGAACATCACTGCAGGCTGTGGAAAGGCTCCATTTCCTCCTAACAGTATAAATACTGAC GGCTGTGCAAATGGAATAGACCAGTGGGTAAAGAAAAATATAGGAATTGTGGCTGGAGTGGCCCTGGGAATTGCTTTGTTTGAG ATCTTGGGGATCATCTTTGCCTGCTGTTTAATGAAGGGAATAAGAAGTGGATATGAAGTCATGTGA